A part of Citrifermentans bremense genomic DNA contains:
- a CDS encoding glycosyltransferase family 2 protein produces the protein MLNGKKIVVVMPAYNAEKTLEMTYNEIPFEIVDEVVLVDDASRDRTSDIARRLGIHTIVHADNKGYGGNQKSCYQAALGLGADIVIMVHPDYQYTPKLIPAMASLIAYDEFDAVLASRILGIGALKGGMPLYKYVANRFLTLFENLMLGHKLSEYHTGYRAFSKDILEQLPLDENSDDFVFDNQMLAQIIWYGYRIGELTCPTKYFEDASSINFRRSVTYGFGVLKTSLQFRLQKLGLVKSGIFP, from the coding sequence ATGTTAAATGGAAAAAAAATTGTCGTTGTGATGCCGGCGTACAACGCCGAAAAAACCCTCGAGATGACCTACAACGAGATCCCCTTCGAGATCGTGGACGAAGTGGTGCTCGTAGATGATGCAAGCCGCGACCGGACCTCGGACATAGCGAGACGGCTTGGTATCCACACTATCGTTCATGCCGACAACAAGGGGTACGGGGGAAACCAGAAGAGCTGTTACCAGGCGGCCCTCGGACTCGGTGCCGACATCGTCATAATGGTCCATCCCGATTACCAGTACACCCCAAAACTCATTCCCGCCATGGCCTCACTCATAGCCTATGACGAGTTCGACGCGGTTCTTGCTTCCCGCATCCTGGGGATCGGAGCGCTGAAGGGGGGCATGCCGCTGTACAAGTACGTCGCCAACCGTTTTCTCACCCTCTTTGAAAACCTGATGCTGGGGCACAAGCTCTCCGAGTACCACACCGGCTATCGTGCCTTCTCAAAAGACATCCTCGAGCAATTGCCGCTTGATGAAAACTCCGACGACTTCGTTTTCGACAACCAGATGCTGGCACAGATCATCTGGTACGGCTACCGTATCGGTGAACTGACCTGTCCCACCAAGTATTTCGAGGATGCATCGTCAATCAATTTCCGACGCAGCGTGACTTACGGCTTCGGGGTCCTGAAGACGTCGCTCCAATTTAGGCTGCAGAAACTTGGGCTCGTGAAGAGCGGGATTTTTCCGTAA
- a CDS encoding cytochrome c3 family protein, whose translation MSFMRISMLVIAAAVMLWTAVQASDVFDIVFKPRYGGEVVFSHGIHTSSPKIADNCPTCHEKIYKTKSKKPVTMAQMEKGKSCGACHGRIAFPLSACGRCHAIRTITFAVPYVGNVNFLHKPHTDKFPCDACHNKLFFPGRNPHATMAEMEKGKSCGACHRGQKAFALRDCSRCHLAGNLLMKVVNAGPVTFSHGFHTALYRCTDCHPKIFPLDYTTPRVSMNEMESGKSCGACHDDYTAFTIRENCVRCHDM comes from the coding sequence ATGTCTTTTATGCGGATCTCAATGCTGGTTATTGCTGCGGCGGTAATGCTCTGGACTGCGGTGCAAGCCTCCGATGTGTTCGATATCGTGTTCAAGCCGCGCTACGGCGGCGAAGTCGTCTTCAGCCACGGCATTCACACCAGCAGCCCCAAGATCGCGGATAACTGTCCGACCTGCCACGAGAAGATCTACAAGACCAAGAGCAAGAAACCAGTCACCATGGCGCAGATGGAGAAGGGAAAATCCTGTGGCGCCTGCCATGGCCGGATCGCCTTTCCTCTCTCAGCCTGCGGGCGGTGTCACGCTATCAGGACCATAACCTTCGCCGTGCCCTACGTAGGTAACGTCAACTTCCTCCATAAGCCGCACACCGACAAGTTCCCGTGCGACGCATGCCACAACAAACTCTTTTTCCCGGGGAGAAATCCCCATGCCACAATGGCCGAGATGGAAAAGGGAAAGTCATGCGGTGCGTGCCACCGCGGCCAAAAGGCCTTCGCCCTCAGGGATTGCTCCCGGTGTCACTTGGCGGGAAACCTGCTTATGAAGGTTGTAAACGCAGGCCCCGTGACCTTCAGCCATGGCTTTCACACCGCGCTCTACCGCTGTACCGATTGCCATCCAAAGATTTTCCCTCTCGATTACACCACTCCGAGGGTGAGCATGAATGAGATGGAAAGCGGGAAGTCATGCGGCGCATGTCACGACGACTACACGGCATTCACCATCAGGGAAAACTGCGTCAGATGTCATGACATGTAA
- a CDS encoding tetratricopeptide repeat protein: MKYRNAAPALIILTTLSAVGAAAQDKACLSLQGMGAADLRKSKIVDAAHPAGAPQNDRFFSELAGDGNAAVTNNTGVDYATGHNIERNVAEAFNCFSISARQSQLEAAYNLGVMYASGLGGKSDYAQAAAWFKEAADRGDPQSQYFLGNMYREGCGAPRNIAEALKWYRLAAEKWHIGAQEGIAQIYLAGNGPPDSGQATKWHALAALPPAEAAYQVALHCDKGPGNACHPSDTAVWLRIAAACGNIAAAYDLAQLYERHAAKFNTGAEATKWYLVAAMHGHAESQFRIGLWYNTQGHSRDMVQAWVWLDFAARQGVEKAAEVREAVVREMTRREFYAAQRLRRDMEQVAGILPRESR; encoded by the coding sequence TTGAAATACCGCAACGCAGCTCCAGCCCTTATCATCCTGACGACCCTGTCGGCAGTAGGCGCCGCCGCACAGGACAAGGCCTGTTTATCCCTGCAGGGGATGGGGGCGGCAGATCTGCGCAAATCAAAAATAGTCGACGCAGCCCATCCGGCCGGCGCCCCCCAGAACGACCGTTTCTTTTCAGAACTGGCAGGGGACGGAAACGCCGCCGTCACCAACAACACCGGTGTCGACTACGCCACTGGCCACAACATAGAGCGTAACGTTGCCGAAGCGTTCAACTGCTTCTCCATTTCGGCACGGCAATCGCAGCTTGAGGCTGCATACAACCTGGGGGTCATGTACGCATCCGGTCTGGGCGGCAAAAGCGATTACGCACAGGCGGCGGCTTGGTTCAAGGAGGCGGCCGATCGAGGCGATCCCCAATCACAGTACTTCCTGGGAAACATGTATCGTGAAGGATGCGGCGCACCACGCAACATCGCCGAGGCACTGAAATGGTACCGGCTCGCGGCAGAGAAATGGCACATTGGTGCGCAAGAAGGAATTGCCCAGATCTACCTCGCCGGAAATGGCCCTCCGGACTCCGGACAAGCAACGAAGTGGCACGCTCTTGCCGCCTTGCCCCCTGCCGAGGCGGCCTACCAGGTGGCGCTGCACTGCGACAAAGGCCCCGGGAACGCTTGCCACCCGTCAGATACCGCCGTATGGCTGCGCATCGCGGCGGCCTGCGGTAACATTGCAGCGGCTTACGATCTCGCCCAACTATATGAGCGACATGCCGCGAAGTTCAACACCGGAGCCGAAGCGACGAAATGGTACCTCGTCGCTGCCATGCACGGCCATGCGGAGTCCCAGTTCCGTATAGGCCTTTGGTACAACACTCAGGGGCACTCCCGCGACATGGTGCAGGCCTGGGTGTGGCTGGATTTCGCGGCCCGACAAGGCGTGGAAAAGGCTGCCGAAGTGAGGGAAGCTGTGGTAAGGGAAATGACGCGTAGGGAGTTTTACGCCGCACAAAGACTTAGAAGGGACATGGAGCAGGTTGCGGGGATCCTTCCCCGCGAGTCGCGCTAG
- a CDS encoding cytochrome C — protein sequence MSGRYVNLKSLDFTRYFFALVLLLVSGCGDVSTVTQGASETGASESKQTISAASAADVSKLPVQARQRLSAPPPVAVFGMTYFDTTIGKEFIYDGKMWVPHDSTVESYYVKKGTTLSKTAALMTQDEVCVDGDPSCTPTGAHGAPGMAVAGHYTFDCSVCHKVGGRLVFDKNGPAYAAGKPAPTFDASAKTCLNVACHNISGTFSYYTYDWGMDAVVLCTLTYGGGVPRATPSWYSTGPAGCAACHDDPPRNGSNGSNVWHSGKHANQGPTGEANQCQFCHPDASSPGNGIGDTITDPSLHANGSVQVQATFKSWCFGCH from the coding sequence ATGTCTGGGAGATATGTAAACCTAAAGAGCCTCGATTTCACCCGGTATTTTTTTGCTTTGGTGCTGTTACTGGTGTCCGGCTGCGGCGACGTCTCCACTGTCACCCAAGGCGCGTCAGAAACCGGCGCATCCGAAAGTAAACAGACGATATCTGCTGCCTCCGCCGCGGATGTCAGCAAACTTCCGGTACAAGCGCGGCAGAGGCTTTCTGCCCCCCCCCCGGTTGCTGTGTTCGGCATGACCTATTTCGATACCACGATCGGAAAGGAGTTCATCTACGACGGCAAGATGTGGGTGCCGCATGACAGCACCGTCGAAAGCTATTACGTGAAGAAAGGCACTACCCTTTCTAAGACTGCTGCCCTGATGACGCAGGATGAAGTCTGCGTGGACGGGGATCCTTCATGTACCCCGACCGGCGCCCACGGCGCGCCAGGCATGGCGGTCGCTGGTCATTACACATTTGACTGCTCTGTGTGCCACAAGGTCGGCGGCCGACTTGTCTTCGATAAAAATGGGCCTGCCTATGCGGCGGGCAAGCCTGCTCCAACTTTTGACGCCAGCGCCAAGACCTGCCTCAACGTGGCGTGCCACAACATATCGGGTACCTTCAGCTACTACACCTATGACTGGGGTATGGATGCTGTGGTCCTCTGCACCTTGACTTACGGCGGCGGGGTGCCACGAGCCACGCCCTCATGGTACTCGACCGGTCCCGCCGGTTGCGCCGCCTGCCACGACGACCCTCCTCGTAATGGCTCCAATGGGAGCAACGTCTGGCACAGCGGCAAGCATGCCAACCAAGGGCCAACAGGAGAGGCTAACCAGTGCCAGTTCTGCCATCCTGACGCGTCCAGTCCGGGCAACGGTATCGGCGACACCATCACCGACCCCAGCCTCCATGCGAACGGCTCGGTCCAGGTGCAGGCAACCTTCAAATCGTGGTGCTTCGGCTGCCATTAG
- a CDS encoding cytochrome C — translation MSVRHFHLGLVFANFALPVLLVAGCNQDTSSSAGPADGQSATTLGKVTTRVATSAEVSTLPARGKQKLSAPPAVAVFGMIYIDANTGKEYIFDGNSWVPHDNTVDSFYAARKAESAAKTGTKTAASMVQSDVYLDGDPACTPSGAHGGPGSTPAGHYAYQCAVCHKVGGRVSFLKSGPAYASGLAAPTYNTTTQTCSNVACHVVSGSYSYYVYDWGLDTTVLTTLTYGSSTPRPTASWFSTGAAGCTACHDDPPRNGSTGSNVWHSGNHGGQGPTGERNQCQFCHPDASSPGNGIGDTITNKTLHANGTANVSAVFTSACYGCH, via the coding sequence ATGTCCGTCAGGCATTTTCACTTGGGGCTTGTTTTTGCTAATTTTGCTTTGCCTGTGCTACTGGTCGCCGGATGCAACCAGGATACTTCATCGTCTGCCGGACCGGCTGACGGTCAATCTGCAACCACATTGGGCAAAGTGACCACCAGGGTGGCCACAAGCGCCGAAGTAAGCACCCTTCCCGCCCGCGGGAAACAGAAGCTTTCCGCTCCTCCCGCCGTAGCTGTTTTCGGGATGATCTACATCGATGCCAACACAGGCAAGGAATACATCTTTGATGGCAATTCCTGGGTTCCACACGACAATACCGTGGATAGTTTTTATGCAGCGCGTAAGGCGGAAAGCGCTGCAAAGACTGGTACGAAAACGGCGGCATCCATGGTCCAGTCGGACGTTTACCTCGATGGAGACCCCGCCTGCACCCCTTCCGGCGCCCACGGAGGTCCCGGCTCAACTCCTGCCGGACATTACGCCTATCAGTGCGCCGTATGCCACAAGGTTGGCGGTCGTGTTTCCTTTTTAAAAAGCGGTCCGGCATATGCGTCTGGGCTCGCGGCTCCAACCTACAACACTACCACTCAGACCTGCTCCAATGTGGCGTGTCACGTCGTGAGCGGCTCGTACAGTTACTACGTCTACGATTGGGGCCTCGACACCACGGTCCTGACAACGCTTACCTATGGCAGCTCGACCCCCCGCCCGACGGCGTCGTGGTTCTCCACCGGGGCTGCCGGATGCACCGCCTGCCACGACGATCCGCCCCGCAACGGTTCCACCGGAAGCAACGTCTGGCATAGCGGTAACCATGGCGGCCAGGGGCCAACCGGTGAGCGCAACCAATGCCAGTTCTGCCACCCAGATGCTTCCAGCCCCGGGAACGGCATCGGTGATACCATCACCAATAAGACTTTGCATGCAAACGGGACGGCGAATGTGTCAGCAGTATTCACCTCTGCCTGCTACGGCTGCCATTGA
- a CDS encoding DUF2318 domain-containing protein, with protein sequence MVCHCRKGLKYLLLVSLSLVVAATVAFAFTIPGMGKYDKVKPVNGSVVIPVSKVSDGKAHYYKFTDGGKEINFFLVKGSDGVLHTAFDACDVCFREKKGYEQQGDKMVCKNCGMKFATARIGAASSGGCNPSHLPAKIDAANVSITVTDLKAGARFF encoded by the coding sequence ATGGTTTGTCACTGCAGAAAAGGCCTGAAGTACCTCTTGCTGGTGTCCCTGTCGCTCGTCGTCGCGGCGACCGTCGCCTTCGCCTTCACCATCCCCGGGATGGGGAAGTACGACAAGGTGAAGCCGGTAAACGGCAGCGTCGTCATCCCCGTCTCCAAGGTAAGCGACGGCAAGGCCCACTACTACAAATTCACAGACGGCGGGAAGGAGATCAACTTCTTCTTGGTCAAGGGCAGCGACGGGGTGCTGCACACAGCCTTCGACGCCTGCGACGTCTGCTTCCGGGAAAAGAAAGGGTACGAGCAGCAGGGAGACAAGATGGTCTGCAAGAACTGCGGCATGAAGTTCGCTACGGCCCGCATCGGAGCTGCCAGCAGCGGCGGCTGCAACCCCTCGCATCTCCCGGCGAAAATCGACGCGGCGAACGTCAGCATCACCGTTACCGACCTTAAGGCCGGCGCCCGCTTCTTCTAA
- a CDS encoding heavy-metal-associated domain-containing protein, with product MKNIRFKIVNSCLVVAVVVILVVAAFHVRVGATADQVVVLRTSGMTCSSCVGKITKALQSERGVAATEVDLAGGVVIAGYDSKQVAPERLAKTVAATGFNSEVAQVLTPQQFKSLAGRELGAQSAPGGCCGPRGCNSRQ from the coding sequence ATGAAAAACATAAGGTTCAAAATCGTCAACTCTTGCCTGGTTGTCGCCGTGGTGGTCATCCTCGTCGTCGCGGCCTTCCACGTGCGGGTCGGAGCGACGGCCGACCAGGTGGTGGTACTGCGCACCTCCGGGATGACCTGCAGCAGTTGTGTCGGCAAGATAACCAAGGCGTTGCAATCCGAGCGCGGAGTGGCCGCCACCGAGGTCGATCTGGCGGGGGGGGTGGTCATTGCCGGGTACGATTCCAAGCAGGTGGCGCCTGAGCGGCTGGCAAAAACCGTTGCCGCCACCGGGTTCAACTCCGAGGTGGCACAGGTGCTTACGCCCCAACAGTTCAAGTCACTTGCTGGACGGGAGCTCGGCGCCCAGTCCGCCCCTGGGGGGTGCTGCGGCCCGCGCGGTTGCAACAGCCGCCAATAA
- a CDS encoding two-component system sensor histidine kinase NtrB — translation MKKTGLAKGMALLACVIGISLLHYLTPLRLAMLHDIFQRLYYIPIILAAYWFGFRGGIGCALLVTFCYAPHILFQWGGHIAMEMEKYLEVILYNVVGGITGMLSQQERTRREQLEETAKGLEDSYRQLRSQSELIIRIEEQLRRAERLSALGELSAILAHEIRNPLASIRGTAEILMGDGAAANRDEFLEILVKESDRLNRVVEDFLRMARPEPAVKKECDINYELANIVMLLSAQAQGEEVELDFAPGEIPAVTADPEKLRQAFMNIILNGIQASAPGGRVQVTTSFDSQSRSIEIRFCDNGPGIAAEAIGKIFEPFFTTKGSGTGLGLSITRKILEGHGGTLEVESAPGEGACFRVRLPA, via the coding sequence GTGAAGAAGACCGGCCTCGCCAAGGGGATGGCGCTTTTGGCCTGCGTCATAGGCATCAGCCTCCTGCATTACCTCACGCCGCTGCGGCTTGCCATGCTGCACGACATCTTCCAGCGCCTCTACTACATACCCATCATCCTCGCCGCCTACTGGTTCGGCTTTCGCGGCGGCATCGGCTGCGCCCTCCTGGTCACCTTCTGTTACGCCCCCCATATCCTCTTCCAGTGGGGGGGGCATATCGCCATGGAGATGGAGAAGTATCTCGAGGTGATCCTCTACAACGTGGTCGGGGGGATCACCGGGATGCTGTCGCAGCAGGAGCGGACCCGCAGGGAACAGCTGGAGGAGACGGCCAAGGGGCTGGAGGATTCCTACCGGCAGCTGAGGAGCCAGTCCGAGCTCATCATCAGGATCGAGGAGCAGTTGCGCCGGGCGGAGCGCCTCTCCGCTCTGGGCGAGCTTTCCGCCATCCTTGCCCACGAGATACGGAACCCTCTCGCCTCGATCCGCGGCACCGCCGAGATCCTGATGGGGGACGGGGCGGCCGCCAACCGCGACGAGTTCCTGGAAATACTGGTGAAGGAATCCGACCGCCTGAACCGCGTGGTGGAGGATTTCCTGCGCATGGCGCGCCCCGAGCCGGCGGTGAAGAAAGAGTGCGACATAAACTACGAGCTTGCCAACATCGTGATGCTCCTCTCCGCCCAGGCTCAAGGCGAGGAGGTGGAGCTCGACTTCGCCCCCGGGGAGATCCCGGCGGTCACGGCCGACCCCGAAAAACTGCGCCAGGCCTTCATGAACATCATCCTTAACGGCATCCAGGCCTCGGCGCCGGGGGGGAGGGTCCAGGTGACGACCAGCTTCGACAGCCAAAGCCGCAGCATCGAGATCCGCTTCTGCGACAACGGTCCCGGGATCGCTGCCGAGGCGATCGGAAAGATCTTCGAGCCCTTCTTCACCACCAAGGGGAGCGGCACCGGTCTCGGTCTCTCCATCACCAGGAAGATCCTTGAGGGGCACGGCGGGACGCTGGAGGTGGAGAGCGCGCCGGGGGAGGGGGCCTGCTTCAGGGTCCGGCTACCGGCTTAG
- a CDS encoding ferredoxin, whose product MAGKPWVDKDQCISCGICIGNLPQVFRFDSHGKSECYDPEGADPETIQAQAVDLCPVSCIVWVE is encoded by the coding sequence GTGGCCGGTAAACCATGGGTGGACAAGGATCAGTGCATAAGCTGCGGTATCTGCATCGGCAACCTGCCGCAGGTATTCCGCTTCGACTCGCACGGCAAGTCGGAGTGCTACGACCCTGAAGGGGCGGACCCGGAGACCATCCAGGCGCAGGCGGTGGACCTTTGCCCGGTCTCCTGCATCGTGTGGGTGGAATGA
- a CDS encoding YXWGXW repeat-containing protein: protein MNRHGCTTAILCALLFLSSSGPARGSFYTYYPYQMYEEYHRRYTEPRQPQPQQNGRSQPQGVKPAQPVKPAVKPPPEFLFPARLGVGVAVGVPEDLFYLPQGYYLWREGSWYRSSSYDGPWGAVRKGKVPPQLLKYDLATMRELRNQEYRRYWEEREKYRGQRFRPARKPTRLPKEPPQDKRPN, encoded by the coding sequence ATGAACAGACACGGATGCACGACGGCGATCCTTTGCGCCTTGCTGTTTCTCTCCAGCAGCGGCCCGGCGCGGGGGTCCTTCTACACCTATTACCCCTACCAGATGTACGAGGAGTACCACCGGCGCTACACCGAGCCGCGCCAGCCGCAGCCGCAGCAAAACGGCCGCAGTCAGCCACAGGGGGTAAAACCTGCACAGCCGGTGAAGCCCGCGGTGAAGCCTCCCCCGGAATTCCTGTTTCCGGCGCGGCTCGGGGTCGGGGTCGCGGTGGGGGTGCCGGAGGACCTTTTCTACCTCCCCCAGGGGTACTACCTCTGGCGTGAGGGGAGCTGGTACCGCTCCAGCTCCTACGACGGCCCCTGGGGCGCGGTGCGCAAGGGGAAGGTTCCCCCGCAGCTGCTGAAATACGACCTGGCGACGATGAGGGAGCTCAGGAACCAGGAGTACCGGCGCTACTGGGAAGAGCGGGAGAAGTACCGGGGTCAGCGGTTCCGGCCGGCCAGAAAGCCGACGCGACTCCCCAAGGAGCCCCCGCAGGATAAGCGGCCTAACTAG
- the arsS gene encoding arsenosugar biosynthesis radical SAM (seleno)protein ArsS (Some members of this family are selenoproteins.), with product MPMAANGQMGGRAFHEALERHGLQLTREETRVLQVNVGLACGLSCRHCHLEAGPQRDEVMDLETMEAVIDCARRFRFESIDLTGGAPELVPDLERLVRALAPLTGRLMVRTNLVALDGARGAALCELYRELGVALVASLPATNASQTEAQRGEGVWGRSIEVLKKLNALGYGMPESPLRLDLVSNPSGAFLPPPQQQAEQKFRSDLFRRHGISFHSLYTFANVPLGRFRSFLERSGNLDAYLAKLSDGFNPCSVPGLMCRYQLSVDWRGRLYDCDFHLAQGVWHGGGETHISALAELPPPGTAIPTADHCFACTVGAGFT from the coding sequence ATGCCGATGGCTGCAAACGGACAAATGGGAGGAAGAGCGTTTCACGAGGCGCTGGAAAGGCACGGCCTGCAACTGACCCGGGAGGAGACCCGGGTGCTTCAGGTGAACGTCGGGCTTGCCTGCGGGCTTAGCTGCCGCCACTGCCACCTGGAGGCGGGGCCGCAGCGGGACGAGGTGATGGACCTTGAGACCATGGAGGCGGTGATCGACTGCGCCCGCCGCTTTAGGTTCGAGAGCATCGATCTTACCGGGGGCGCCCCCGAGCTGGTCCCGGACCTGGAGCGGTTGGTGCGCGCGCTCGCCCCTCTCACCGGCAGGCTCATGGTGCGCACCAACCTCGTGGCGCTCGATGGCGCAAGGGGCGCGGCTCTTTGCGAGCTCTACCGGGAGCTGGGGGTGGCCCTGGTGGCTTCCCTGCCGGCAACCAACGCCTCCCAGACCGAGGCCCAGCGCGGGGAGGGGGTCTGGGGGCGGAGCATCGAGGTACTGAAGAAGCTGAACGCGCTGGGGTACGGGATGCCGGAGAGCCCGCTCAGGCTCGACCTGGTCTCCAACCCGTCAGGGGCCTTTCTCCCCCCACCGCAGCAGCAGGCCGAGCAGAAGTTCAGAAGCGATCTCTTCCGCAGGCACGGCATCAGCTTCCACTCCCTTTACACCTTCGCCAACGTGCCGCTGGGGCGTTTCCGGAGTTTCCTGGAGCGCTCCGGCAACCTCGATGCGTACCTCGCCAAGCTCTCCGACGGCTTCAACCCCTGCAGCGTCCCCGGGCTCATGTGCCGCTACCAGCTCTCCGTCGACTGGCGCGGCAGGCTCTACGACTGCGACTTCCACCTGGCGCAGGGGGTCTGGCACGGTGGGGGGGAGACCCACATCTCGGCGCTTGCCGAGCTCCCCCCGCCCGGGACAGCGATCCCCACCGCAGACCATTGTTTCGCCTGCACGGTAGGCGCCGGCTTCACCTGA
- a CDS encoding arsenosugar biosynthesis-associated peroxidase-like protein, protein METYYDPKDLGSFAEVAKDAPELAGKFFAYYNEVFAEGELTEREKALIALAVAHTVQCPYCIDAYTRACLEKGSHLGEMTEAVHVATAIRGGASLVHAVQMRKIAEKLSL, encoded by the coding sequence ATGGAAACCTACTACGACCCCAAGGACCTCGGGAGCTTCGCCGAGGTGGCAAAGGACGCGCCTGAGCTTGCCGGGAAGTTCTTTGCCTACTACAACGAGGTCTTCGCCGAAGGGGAGCTGACCGAGCGGGAGAAGGCGCTCATCGCCCTTGCCGTAGCCCACACCGTCCAGTGTCCCTACTGCATAGACGCCTACACCCGGGCCTGCCTGGAGAAGGGATCACACCTGGGCGAGATGACCGAGGCAGTCCACGTGGCGACCGCCATCCGCGGTGGAGCCTCCCTGGTGCATGCGGTGCAGATGCGCAAGATCGCCGAGAAGCTCTCGCTGTAA
- a CDS encoding QcrA and Rieske domain-containing protein, with translation MDSEGRRKFLGVCLAGTAAAAAVAAGYPVFRYLAPRSGATGLQKLVISAADLHEGEAKFFEYGGSSAVLIKTKGGEMVALSAVCTHLGCIVQWVKEQQHFLCPCHGGQFAIDGTVLAGPPPKPLARIPVTVTGGNITIG, from the coding sequence ATGGATAGTGAGGGCAGGAGGAAGTTTTTAGGGGTGTGTCTGGCCGGGACAGCGGCCGCTGCAGCAGTTGCCGCGGGCTACCCGGTCTTTCGTTATCTGGCTCCCAGGTCCGGGGCGACGGGGCTGCAGAAGCTGGTGATCTCGGCCGCCGACCTCCATGAAGGGGAGGCGAAGTTCTTCGAGTACGGCGGCTCTTCCGCGGTCCTGATCAAGACCAAGGGTGGGGAGATGGTCGCCCTTTCCGCGGTCTGCACCCACCTCGGCTGCATCGTGCAGTGGGTGAAGGAGCAGCAGCATTTTCTCTGTCCCTGCCACGGCGGCCAGTTCGCCATAGACGGCACCGTGCTGGCCGGCCCCCCTCCCAAGCCGCTGGCGAGGATCCCGGTGACGGTCACCGGCGGGAACATCACCATAGGTTAG
- a CDS encoding cytochrome b, whose amino-acid sequence MSLLKRLYRWVDLRVGIGEIADKELTGYLLPRNINAWYSLGSVLLVAFAIQVVTGMLLLVYYVPDAEKAFKSVNFIMNEVPFGWLIRLCHAVGSNTMIAALILHMLSTLVMGSYKSPREMNWLSGFLLFSLVQGISLTGYLAPWSQLSFWATTVATNSVSALPVAGPWMVEFLRGGKLVGPATLGRFFALHVAFLPLVIAMVIVVHIFLLKRTGVSPPPFGRSDTATPFQPERYRYQSHPGGIPFFPNYMLEDTTSICIYLAIFLGVVFFWPSMPFTPDAFVPADPFKTPAHIKPEWYFLANYQTLKIFPNELLGLTVQGAAMTFLALLPFADRSPERHPLKRPLFLTLVVGGILLWIALTVWGHFS is encoded by the coding sequence ATGTCCTTGCTAAAACGTCTGTACCGTTGGGTCGACCTGCGGGTCGGCATCGGCGAAATCGCGGATAAGGAGCTCACCGGCTACCTGCTCCCCCGCAACATAAACGCCTGGTATTCCCTGGGCAGCGTCCTCTTGGTCGCCTTCGCCATCCAGGTGGTTACCGGAATGCTGCTTCTGGTCTACTACGTCCCGGACGCGGAGAAGGCCTTCAAGAGCGTCAACTTCATCATGAACGAGGTCCCCTTCGGCTGGCTGATCCGGCTCTGCCACGCGGTGGGGTCGAACACCATGATCGCCGCGCTGATCCTGCACATGCTCTCCACCCTGGTGATGGGAAGCTACAAAAGCCCGCGAGAGATGAACTGGCTCAGCGGCTTCCTGCTCTTCTCTTTAGTGCAGGGGATCTCGCTGACCGGCTACCTCGCCCCCTGGAGCCAGCTCTCCTTCTGGGCCACCACCGTCGCCACCAACTCGGTGAGCGCGCTCCCTGTGGCGGGCCCGTGGATGGTGGAATTCCTGCGCGGCGGCAAGCTAGTCGGCCCGGCGACGCTCGGGCGCTTCTTCGCGCTGCACGTGGCCTTCCTGCCGCTGGTGATCGCGATGGTTATCGTGGTGCACATCTTCCTCTTGAAGCGGACCGGCGTCTCGCCCCCCCCCTTTGGCAGAAGCGACACCGCGACGCCGTTCCAGCCCGAGCGCTACCGCTACCAGAGCCACCCGGGTGGCATCCCCTTCTTCCCGAACTACATGCTGGAGGACACCACCTCGATCTGCATCTACCTCGCCATCTTCCTCGGGGTGGTCTTCTTCTGGCCCTCGATGCCGTTCACGCCTGACGCCTTCGTCCCGGCGGACCCGTTCAAGACGCCTGCGCACATAAAGCCCGAATGGTACTTCCTGGCCAACTACCAGACCCTGAAGATATTCCCGAACGAGCTTCTGGGGCTCACCGTGCAGGGGGCGGCCATGACCTTCCTGGCCCTACTCCCCTTCGCCGACCGCTCGCCGGAGCGGCACCCGCTGAAGCGCCCGCTTTTCCTGACGCTAGTAGTAGGCGGGATCCTGCTCTGGATCGCTCTTACCGTATGGGGGCACTTCTCATGA